From the Thermosynechococcus sp. genome, the window TAGCTTTCGGTGCCGGCATTATCCTTGAGATGCTCAGGCACCAGGGGAAATAGGGCGATCGCCCCAATTCCCAAGGCATAGGCCTCCTTCAGCTCTAAAATTAGGCGATCCAGGGTATAGCGATAGCAGTTGGGCATCGAGGGGACTTCCTGCACCTGATCTTCCCCCTCCATGACAAAGACCGGATAGATCAAATCCGCCGTCGTGAGGGTATGCTCGCGCACCAGGCGACGAATTTGAGCCGTGCGGCGTAAACGGCGAGGCCGATGGGTTAGCTCCATAATTCAACAATCAAAAACTCACTCATGTCCCAGTTCAAACAGCTGTGGATCAGCACGTAGAACCTTTGGATTATTTCCGCATTATCTCACCTTAAGGGATCAAGACGGTGGGCGCTTCAGGATGCTTACGAACCTTTACAAAAACCTCAGTGCTCAAGCGGGTTGAAGATAGGGCAAAGCCAGATAGAAACTAGTGACGGTCTTGGCATCTTTTACGTGACCACTATGAATGGCGGCTGCCAACTCAGATAGAGAAAACTCGACAATTTCAATGTGCTCATCGCTATCCTGAGGTGGGGGCACCTCTAGTTTCTCCAGTTGGGTAGCTAAATAGGCATAGATCACTTCATCGGAATAGCCGGGGGCAATGTAAAACTCCCCCAGTTTTTGCCAGTGGTGGGCGCGGTAGCCCGTTTCCTCTTCAATTTCCCGCTCAATCGTGGCAAAAGGGTTTTCATGGTCCTCAACGGTGCCTGCTGGAAACTCCAGTAGATACTCCGCAGTGGCAAAGCGATATTGTTTGACAAGGATTAGGTTTCCCTCTGGGTTGACAGGGACAGCGAGTGCCCCCCCTGGATGCCGCACAGTTCCCAAGATCGAGACAGACCCATGGGGCAGGCGGTATTGATTGACCTCGAAGGTAAACTTGCGGCTGCGGCAAAAGCAGTGGCGCTCGAGGACTTCGGGGGGAATTTTACTCATAGGGGTTAGACGAGGGAGCGATCGGTGAGGATTTCGTAGCCCGTTTTGGTCACCAAAACGGTGTGCTCAAATTGAGCAGAGAGAGAATTATCAACCGTAACTGCTGTCCAGCGATCGCGCAAAATACGCACCTGTTTTGACCCTGCATTCACAATGGGTTCAATAGCCAAGGTCATCCCCGCCCGCAAGCGTACATTCTTGAGTTCATTGGTGCGGAAGTTAAATACCGAAGGTTCTTCATGGAGATTGCGCCCTACGCCATGGCCAGTAAAATCCTCGACTACAACGAAGCCATTAGCTTCCACATAATCTTGAATGGCACCCGCCAGATCCATGAGGTAGTTGCCTTCTTTGACTTGCTCAATGCCGCGGTAGAGGGCTTCTTCGGCTACTTTCACCAGCTTGGCAGCCTCTTCGGAAATTTCCCCCACCGGAATCGTAATGCAAGAGTCGCCATGAAAGCCGTTGTAATAGGCACCGGTGTCAATTTTCACAATGTCGCCATTGCGAATCACTTTGCGGGGGCTAGGAATGCCATGAACCACTTCATTGTTGATGCAGGCGCAAATGGATGCGGGAAAGCCCTGATAGCCCTTGAAGCTGGGGGTTGCCCCCATTTCCCGAATACGTTTCTCAGCATAGACATCGAGATCCGCTGTGGTCATCCCTGGCTCAATCATCTGGGAGATTTCCTTGAGCACCGTCGCCACAACGCGCGAAGCCTGCCGCATAATCTCAATTTCGCGCTTGGACTTAATTTCAATACCACGGCGGGGACGGGTTTGGACAGGGGTGGGGGAGGGAGTGAGCAGACTACCAAGGATATTCATGGGCGCGATGCAACCGCAAAAATCTTTCTTTTTCAGGATAACGCTGTTGCGCTGATTAGGGGAATGTCAATTTTATTCTTGTTTATTCTTGAGGCATTGGTGAACGAAAATGCTCTTGATAGAGCTGCTTAAATCGCCGCTGTTGCTGCCTGTGATCCACAATCGGCAAAGGATAACCACAGCGATGTCGCTCTAAGGGGGAAATATTGCCCGTCACTAAATCTGTAGTGTCGAGCGATCGCACTTCTGGAAGCCAACGCCGAATATATTCTGCTTCCGGGTCAAATTTTTGCGCCTGACTGGCGGGGTTAAAAATCCGCAGGGGTTTTGGGTCCATGCCACTGGAAGCACTCCACTGCCAACCGCCATTATTGGCTGCCAAGTCCCCATCAATGAGTTTCTGCATAAAGTAGCGCTCACCCCACTGGGGATTGATGATCAAATCCTTGGTGAGGAAACTGGCCACAATCATACGGCAGCGGTTGTGCATCCAGCCTGTTTCATTGAGTTGCCGCATGGCAGCATCCACAATTGGGTAACCCGTGGAACCTTCACACCAAGCCGCAAAGTGTGCTTCGTTATTCAGCCAAGGGAAGGTGGCAAATCCTTCGCGATGGGGACGCTCCGCCAACTGGGGAAACCAGTAGAGGGCGTGCTGATAAAACTCCCGCCAAGCCAATTCCTGCTGCCACGTGCGAATACTCCTTTGTGCCTCTTCACTGCGGGCTGCGGCCATAGCAGCCTGAGTGGCTGCCCAAACACGGCGAATCCCAATGACACCGAACTTGAGGGCAGGGCTTAAGAGGGAGGTTCCGGGCTGCGCCGGATAGTGGCGCTGCTCCCCATAGTCTTGAATGTGCTGGTCAATAAATGTCTCCAGTTGTGCTTGGGCAGCGGCTTCACCGGGAGCAAGGATCAGTTCCCCTGACCAATGAAATCCCAAGTCCTTAGCGGTGGGCAGACAAATTGCCCCCAAGGTGCGCGCCGTTGCCTGTTCTATTTCAGTGAGGGGTTCGAGGGAGTTGGGGGTAGAGACAGGCTCTGGTTTAGCTAGGCTTGACCAGTTGCGCCAAAAGGGGGAATAGACGGTGTAGGGCTGTCCCTGTTTAGTTTGTATGGCCTCTGGGGGATGCAGGAGTTGATCCCAAGCGGTTTCCACGGCGATACCTTTTTCTTTGAGGGCAGCAGCCACTGCGCGATCGCGCCCCCGTCCATAGGGTTCCACATCCTCATGCCAGTGCACCGCCACTGCCCCTAAACCACTGGCCACTTGGGGCAAAATTTGACGCGGGTCACCACGAAAAATCAAAAAGCTCCCCCCAAGTCGCTGATAGGCCTCCTGCAGAGCCTGTAGGCAACCAACAAGGTAGGCTACCCGCACTGCGGCAATGTCTGAGGCACTGAGAATCGCGGGGTCAAAACAGAAAAGACCAACCACTTTGGGGGTACGGGTGTAGGCAGCAGCCAAACCCAGGTTGTCAGTGAGGCGCAGATCGCGACGATGCCAAAACAGGCGTAGGCTCATGGTCAGTGAATCCTAAAAACAGGATTAAACATCCTAGAAAATCTAGAAAATAGCGCCGATGCAGGCGTTGGTTGCGGCCTTAAGTTCTGGAGGTTCATTATCGGCGGTCATTTGCTGAAATTGCCCATAGGTCATTTTTTCTTGGAGGCGGTTAATGAGGCAAGTGCAGTAGCGATCGCCGCGATCGCGAAAACCGGGAGGAGCTTGCGCCGCAAATTTGGCTTGACACTCCTGCATAAAGACTGCGATCGCCTCTGGGGGATAAGTCGTCGCTGGTGTTTGTTGGGCAAGGAGCGGCAAACACAGCGCACCAAGGGCGTTAATGCTCACAAAAGCAACTAATAGTTTGGCAAGAGCCATGGCGGCAACCCCTGCAAGTAATCACTAAGCCAATTCTGGCAAACCGCTTCCTGTTGTCGCTGCTCCTTCAAAGTTTTGTTGAGTTGCGGATCAAGCCATAGACAAGAATGCTACCTTTTCCTATACTTGTGTTCTATCGTTTTGCGTGTCCAGTCATCGGCAAAGGAGGCTCTCATTTCTGAACCACTTGCCCTCACCCAAAGCCTAAGGGGAACCCGTGAGATTCGCGATAACTATCAAGTGTTTCGCCTGACGGGTCTCATTGATGCGTTTTCTGAGTCGGCCTTTCGCAAGGTGATTAGTAAGTGTTTTGACGATGGGCCTGCCAACATTATCTTAGATCTTTCAAAAATTGAATTTATTGACAGCTCTGGCCTTGGCATCCTAGTCCAACTGGCCAAAAAAGCCCAGGAGCGGCAGGGGCAACTACAAATTGTCACCAACCCTCGCGTCACCCAAACCGTTAAACTGGTTCGCCTAGAAAATTTCTTGTCTCTTCAGCCAGATCTGGCGACGGCGATCGCCAAAATCAGTGGCGAATCCCCCTCCCAATAAAGCTGTGCTGGGCGTGGTAAAACCAAGGAGGGGTGCCCATATTGAACAATCATGCTTGACTTTGGTGAACTGTTACCCCTGCAACCACCCAAGATTCCCGCCCATCAACTGCCTCCAGCGGCTTTGGCCTACTTTGGCGATGCCGTTTATGAGCTTTTTATCCGCTGGCTCTTTTTAACCCCTCCCCAACGCATCAATACCTACCACCGCCAGGTGGTGGCCCATGTTCGTGCCGAAAGTCAAGCCCGCTATATGGACTTCCTTTGGCAGCATTGCACCGAAACCGAACGCGCTATTTTTCGTCAGGGTCGCAATGCGGCTACCGATGGCCCAAAACGAGTCGCTGCAAAAATTTACCGCCAGGCCACTGGCTTTGAAGCCTTACTGGGATACCTCTACCTCAGCAATCCGCAACGCCTACAGGAGATTTTTCAACTGCTTGAGGGACATATTCGCAATCAAATGAACGGCAGCATAGAGATAACCGAATCCCGTAATGAAATGTAACCCCTGCGTGATAGGATGCTTAGTGGCCAGTTCAAGGCATCCTCAAACGCTCCCGATTCCGCTGTGACCGTTCCCGATTCTGCTTCAGCATCCTCTGCGCCATCAACTGTTGCCAGCTCCCCAAAGAAGGGCGGCTCGATGGCGGAGTTTTATCAACTCTGTCGTGAATTATTCGCGACAAGCCTAGTGCTGATGGCAATCGCCTTTGGAGCGGTTTGGCTGATTTACGGCCTCAACACAGCACTCAATTATCTCCTGGGAGCAAGTGCTAGCCTAATTTATCTGCGGCTCCTTGCGCGTAATGTGGAGCGCTTGGGGAAAGACCAAAAAAAGCTGGGGAAAACACAGCTCCTTGTCGCCGTGGTTGTGATCATTCTCGCCGCCCGTTGGCAAGAGCTACACATTATTCCGGTGTTTTTGGGGTTCTTAACCTACAAAGCGGCAATTCTAGTCTACATGTTGCGTACGGTCTTGCCGTCGCCTTGACGCTGGCTCACTGTAGTGCTTAAACAATCGAGCGCGGAGGCCTGATGCCTTTGATACACCTTTGGACAGCTCTTCCCCTTGCCAAGCTGGAAGTGGGACATCACTTCTACTGGTACATTGGCAATCTAAAAGTCCACGGCCAAGTCTTCATTACCACTTGGTTTGTGATGGGAATTCTCATTGCGGTAGCCTTTGCGGCCTCGCGGAACATTCAACGGGTGCCCAGTGGTATTCAAAATCTGATGGAATATGCCCTGGAATTTATCCGCGACTTGACCAAAAGCCAAATGGGTGAGCACGAGTACCGAGCTTGGGTTCCCTTTGTGGGAACACTGTTCCTGTTTATTTTTGTGTGTAACTGGTCAGGCGCACTGGTACCGTGGAAGCTCATTGAATTGCCGGAAGGGGAGCTAGCAGCACCCACCAATGACATCAATACCACCGTGGCCTTGGCGCTGCTGGTCTCCTTGGCCTATTTCTATGCCGGGCTTCGCAAGCGGGGGCTGAAGTATTTCACCAAGTACATCGAGCCAACGCCGGTATTACTGCCCATTGCCATCTTGGAAGACTTCACAAAACCCCTTTCCCTGAGCTTCCGTCTGTTTGGCAACATCTTGGCAGACGAACTGGTGGTGAGTGTCTTGGTGTTGCTGGTACCCTTGTTTGTCCCCTTGCCGGTGATGGTTTTGGGCCTGTTTACCAGTGCCATTCAGGCTCTTGTGTTTGCGACCCTTGCCGCCACCTACATTGGGGAAGCAATGGAGGGTCATGGGGGTGATCACGAAGCGGCCCACTCCTAAAAACTCCTAAAGAGGGTACATACCCTGCTATTGTTATCTCTGGAAATTTTGTTTCTTCTTACTACGTTTCGAGGAAATTAACTATGGATCCCTTAGTCGCTTCTGCTTCTGTTTTGGCTGCTGCTCTGGCAATTGGTTTAGCATCGCTCGGGCCCGGAATTGGTCAAGGAAATGCCTCTGGTCAAGCCGTGGAGGGGATTGCGCGGCAACCGGAAGCAGAAGGTAAAATTCGCGGTACCTTGCTGCTGACACTGGCATTCATGGAGTCTTTGACCATCTACGGTCTAGTGATTGCGCTAGTGCTCCTGTTTGCTAATCCCTTTGCATCCTAATTAATTTTGGGGGGAAGGCTGGCATGAGCTTTCCCCTAATCCCCCATTCTGGAGAGG encodes:
- a CDS encoding NUDIX hydrolase is translated as MSKIPPEVLERHCFCRSRKFTFEVNQYRLPHGSVSILGTVRHPGGALAVPVNPEGNLILVKQYRFATAEYLLEFPAGTVEDHENPFATIEREIEEETGYRAHHWQKLGEFYIAPGYSDEVIYAYLATQLEKLEVPPPQDSDEHIEIVEFSLSELAAAIHSGHVKDAKTVTSFYLALPYLQPA
- the map gene encoding type I methionyl aminopeptidase; protein product: MNILGSLLTPSPTPVQTRPRRGIEIKSKREIEIMRQASRVVATVLKEISQMIEPGMTTADLDVYAEKRIREMGATPSFKGYQGFPASICACINNEVVHGIPSPRKVIRNGDIVKIDTGAYYNGFHGDSCITIPVGEISEEAAKLVKVAEEALYRGIEQVKEGNYLMDLAGAIQDYVEANGFVVVEDFTGHGVGRNLHEEPSVFNFRTNELKNVRLRAGMTLAIEPIVNAGSKQVRILRDRWTAVTVDNSLSAQFEHTVLVTKTGYEILTDRSLV
- a CDS encoding deoxyribodipyrimidine photo-lyase, 8-HDF type, whose product is MSLRLFWHRRDLRLTDNLGLAAAYTRTPKVVGLFCFDPAILSASDIAAVRVAYLVGCLQALQEAYQRLGGSFLIFRGDPRQILPQVASGLGAVAVHWHEDVEPYGRGRDRAVAAALKEKGIAVETAWDQLLHPPEAIQTKQGQPYTVYSPFWRNWSSLAKPEPVSTPNSLEPLTEIEQATARTLGAICLPTAKDLGFHWSGELILAPGEAAAQAQLETFIDQHIQDYGEQRHYPAQPGTSLLSPALKFGVIGIRRVWAATQAAMAAARSEEAQRSIRTWQQELAWREFYQHALYWFPQLAERPHREGFATFPWLNNEAHFAAWCEGSTGYPIVDAAMRQLNETGWMHNRCRMIVASFLTKDLIINPQWGERYFMQKLIDGDLAANNGGWQWSASSGMDPKPLRIFNPASQAQKFDPEAEYIRRWLPEVRSLDTTDLVTGNISPLERHRCGYPLPIVDHRQQQRRFKQLYQEHFRSPMPQE
- a CDS encoding STAS domain-containing protein, which translates into the protein MRVQSSAKEALISEPLALTQSLRGTREIRDNYQVFRLTGLIDAFSESAFRKVISKCFDDGPANIILDLSKIEFIDSSGLGILVQLAKKAQERQGQLQIVTNPRVTQTVKLVRLENFLSLQPDLATAIAKISGESPSQ
- a CDS encoding Mini-ribonuclease 3 yields the protein MLDFGELLPLQPPKIPAHQLPPAALAYFGDAVYELFIRWLFLTPPQRINTYHRQVVAHVRAESQARYMDFLWQHCTETERAIFRQGRNAATDGPKRVAAKIYRQATGFEALLGYLYLSNPQRLQEIFQLLEGHIRNQMNGSIEITESRNEM
- a CDS encoding ATP synthase subunit I, yielding MAEFYQLCRELFATSLVLMAIAFGAVWLIYGLNTALNYLLGASASLIYLRLLARNVERLGKDQKKLGKTQLLVAVVVIILAARWQELHIIPVFLGFLTYKAAILVYMLRTVLPSP
- the atpB gene encoding F0F1 ATP synthase subunit A; this encodes MPLIHLWTALPLAKLEVGHHFYWYIGNLKVHGQVFITTWFVMGILIAVAFAASRNIQRVPSGIQNLMEYALEFIRDLTKSQMGEHEYRAWVPFVGTLFLFIFVCNWSGALVPWKLIELPEGELAAPTNDINTTVALALLVSLAYFYAGLRKRGLKYFTKYIEPTPVLLPIAILEDFTKPLSLSFRLFGNILADELVVSVLVLLVPLFVPLPVMVLGLFTSAIQALVFATLAATYIGEAMEGHGGDHEAAHS
- the atpE gene encoding ATP synthase F0 subunit C — encoded protein: MDPLVASASVLAAALAIGLASLGPGIGQGNASGQAVEGIARQPEAEGKIRGTLLLTLAFMESLTIYGLVIALVLLFANPFAS